Proteins encoded by one window of Tunturibacter psychrotolerans:
- a CDS encoding DUF4112 domain-containing protein — protein sequence MPFTAKPEVLSPRLKRGGRAFDDENLDLLSHVLDDFIRIPGTSIRFGLDGIVGLIPGVGDLIGGIASCIIIVAAWVRGVSYVTVTRMVANVAIEVLVGSIPVLGDMFDIAWRANRRNYALLIGSVDEPRKHTLQSWLFLGMVCLVLAGLVILPLLLLTWVFDGLFHALFGTSSHGLFRTL from the coding sequence ATGCCATTTACCGCGAAACCCGAGGTCTTGTCGCCCCGTTTGAAACGCGGTGGGCGAGCTTTCGATGATGAAAATCTCGACTTGTTGTCGCACGTTCTCGACGATTTCATCAGGATCCCCGGCACCTCGATCCGCTTCGGTCTGGATGGTATTGTGGGCCTCATCCCAGGCGTCGGTGATCTGATCGGCGGAATAGCCTCGTGCATCATTATTGTCGCGGCATGGGTGCGCGGTGTTTCCTACGTCACTGTAACCCGCATGGTGGCGAACGTCGCGATCGAAGTGCTGGTCGGCTCTATCCCGGTTCTCGGCGATATGTTCGACATTGCGTGGCGCGCCAACCGCCGCAACTACGCGCTTTTGATTGGCAGTGTCGATGAGCCGCGAAAACATACGCTGCAAAGCTGGCTCTTTCTCGGCATGGTGTGTCTCGTGTTGGCTGGACTGGTGATTTTGCCGCTGCTTCTGCTCACCTGGGTCTTTGACGGGCTCTTCCATGCGCTCTTCGGAACGAGTAGCCACGGCCTCTTTCGCACGCTCTGA
- a CDS encoding YheT family hydrolase, with the protein METDEIESIASHAVEFQPRRFIINGHLQTIMGNYLPRINGLPTPEATLVEVSPATSTQIASQVLCHCHWQPEEVRASRPTAILVHGLEGSSNSQYVIGNSNKLWRAGCNIIRMNMRNCGGTEALSPTLYHSGLSNDVLEVMNFFVAQHGLQSLSLIGYSMGGNLVLKLAGELGTSAPPELRSVIGVSPALDLGASADALHRPQNRLYELKFLRALLLRYRRKVALFPHVYDPNLATGIRSLRELDDRITALYSGFTGSDDYYYRAAAARVIDHIAVPTLILHALDDPFVRITEESCSRLEANPNIHLITTHHGGHCAFLAQPDADTGYDGYWAEHTLLRFLLANASVALPTSAHQ; encoded by the coding sequence ATGGAGACAGACGAGATCGAGAGTATCGCGAGCCACGCTGTAGAGTTTCAGCCCCGGCGTTTCATTATCAATGGACATCTTCAAACGATCATGGGCAACTACCTGCCTCGGATAAACGGGCTGCCCACGCCTGAGGCGACGCTGGTCGAAGTATCACCTGCTACCTCCACACAAATTGCAAGCCAGGTCCTCTGCCACTGCCATTGGCAGCCAGAAGAGGTGCGTGCGTCGCGACCGACAGCCATCCTTGTGCATGGACTGGAAGGTTCGTCGAACTCTCAGTATGTCATCGGCAACTCGAACAAGTTGTGGCGCGCCGGCTGCAACATCATCCGCATGAACATGCGCAACTGCGGAGGCACTGAAGCGCTCTCGCCGACGCTTTATCACTCGGGTCTCTCAAACGATGTGCTCGAAGTGATGAATTTCTTCGTCGCCCAACATGGTCTGCAGTCACTGTCACTGATCGGTTACTCGATGGGAGGAAATCTCGTCCTCAAACTCGCTGGCGAACTGGGCACCTCTGCGCCGCCAGAGCTCCGGTCGGTTATTGGCGTATCCCCCGCGCTCGATCTCGGCGCCTCGGCTGACGCTCTTCATCGCCCGCAGAATCGGCTCTACGAGCTGAAGTTCCTTCGCGCTCTTCTACTTCGATATCGCCGCAAGGTCGCGTTGTTTCCGCATGTTTACGATCCAAATCTAGCCACTGGTATACGCTCCCTCCGTGAATTGGACGACCGCATCACCGCCCTCTACTCCGGTTTCACCGGCTCGGATGATTATTACTATCGAGCAGCTGCCGCCCGCGTCATCGACCATATCGCCGTGCCAACGCTCATTCTCCACGCTCTGGACGATCCCTTTGTTCGTATCACCGAAGAGAGTTGCAGCAGACTTGAAGCGAACCCGAATATTCATCTGATTACGACTCACCACGGCGGCCACTGCGCCTTTCTCGCCCAACCCGACGCCGACACTGGCTACGACGGCTATTGGGCCGAGCACACGCTACTTCGTTTTCTGCTTGCCAATGCATCAGTCGCGCTCCCAACGTCTGCCCACCAGTAA
- a CDS encoding DUF72 domain-containing protein, which translates to MSRVPQASSTPVPVAANRLPVRLYAGTSGWAYPTWKPEFYPAGTPAKKFLQFYGTQLTSVEVNYTFRALPTAKMLEDWLAATPPDFRFSFKAPQRITHLKRLRGCDELVSQFVATLEPVRQAGKLGLLLFQLPPNFKADAELLSAFLFLSKLHEEGAAPIAFEFRHESWFSENIYTILREHNAALCIAESDDLLTPDVHTAATHTSYRLRRSQGYSVTELDAFAQRFSALAEQRDVYIYFKHEDEPTGALNAVQFLARIQAQAAKQ; encoded by the coding sequence TTGTCCCGCGTACCCCAAGCTTCCTCTACGCCCGTCCCGGTCGCCGCTAACAGACTCCCGGTGCGTCTCTATGCTGGCACCTCAGGCTGGGCGTATCCAACCTGGAAGCCGGAGTTTTATCCTGCCGGCACCCCCGCGAAGAAGTTCCTTCAGTTCTACGGAACACAACTGACTTCGGTCGAAGTGAACTACACCTTCCGCGCCCTGCCGACAGCGAAGATGCTGGAAGACTGGCTCGCCGCGACTCCGCCAGACTTTCGCTTCAGCTTCAAAGCGCCGCAACGTATTACTCATCTCAAGCGGTTGCGTGGTTGCGACGAACTCGTATCTCAGTTTGTGGCGACGCTTGAGCCAGTCCGTCAGGCCGGCAAGCTCGGCCTGTTGCTGTTCCAACTTCCCCCTAATTTCAAGGCAGACGCCGAGCTTCTCAGTGCCTTCTTGTTTCTTTCCAAGCTTCACGAAGAAGGCGCTGCACCGATTGCGTTCGAATTCCGCCACGAGTCGTGGTTCAGCGAGAACATCTACACGATCCTGCGCGAGCACAACGCGGCGCTCTGCATTGCCGAAAGCGACGATCTATTGACGCCCGACGTGCATACCGCTGCGACCCACACTTCTTACCGGCTCCGCAGAAGTCAGGGTTATTCGGTGACCGAGCTTGACGCGTTCGCACAACGTTTCTCAGCACTCGCCGAACAACGCGACGTCTATATCTACTTCAAGCATGAGGACGAACCTACCGGCGCACTCAATGCCGTACAATTTCTCGCCCGCATCCAAGCTCAGGCGGCCAAACAGTAA
- a CDS encoding MFS transporter, producing the protein MTTSITSTKSGPRAPLPFLGLACAVSVSTMYFNQPLLLEMSHSYGVTAGHVGFVAVATQVGYAIGLFTFVPLGDVLERRALMMRMYGAVTVALLLVALAPGLGWLIAASLLLGLFASVTHVVLPIAPDLVSQEQRGRAIGTVMTGLLLGILLARTFAGWVSGIHGWRWVFVVAAVINATFVPLIWKVMPKLPPKQQLRYADAMKSLWTLFRTQPLLRESSIVGALVFASFSCFWTTLAFLLQSHYGLGAGVAGTFGVVGAAGALVAPLAGRLSDRHGSRWVISLGMGLLAFSYILLWVEEPAGISTTFHIIALVVGVLVLDVGAQMTQVANQTRIFGLVPSARSRLNTVYMTVYFTGAAVGSALATMAWAHWRWNGVCCLAIGFIALAGLRHAIGSRHAGEDHLVTSEEDLLLEA; encoded by the coding sequence ATGACCACTTCGATAACTTCGACAAAATCCGGACCAAGAGCACCTCTGCCTTTTCTCGGGCTTGCCTGTGCCGTCAGCGTTTCAACGATGTACTTCAACCAGCCTCTTTTGCTGGAGATGAGCCATAGTTACGGGGTCACAGCCGGACATGTCGGTTTCGTTGCGGTTGCGACCCAGGTAGGCTATGCGATCGGCTTATTTACCTTCGTTCCGCTTGGCGATGTGCTGGAACGACGCGCACTGATGATGCGGATGTATGGCGCGGTGACAGTCGCACTGTTGCTGGTCGCGCTTGCTCCCGGACTGGGCTGGCTTATCGCAGCGAGCTTGCTGCTTGGGCTCTTTGCCTCGGTCACTCATGTTGTTCTTCCGATCGCGCCGGATCTGGTTTCGCAGGAGCAGCGGGGGCGCGCTATTGGCACAGTCATGACCGGATTGTTGCTGGGAATTCTGCTGGCGCGCACCTTCGCGGGATGGGTGAGTGGAATTCATGGCTGGCGGTGGGTCTTCGTGGTGGCTGCGGTAATAAATGCGACGTTTGTTCCGCTCATCTGGAAGGTCATGCCGAAACTTCCTCCGAAGCAACAACTAAGATATGCCGACGCGATGAAGTCGCTTTGGACGCTCTTTCGCACTCAGCCCCTGCTGCGCGAGTCTTCGATTGTCGGAGCACTTGTATTTGCATCCTTCAGTTGCTTCTGGACCACGCTGGCTTTTTTGCTCCAGAGCCATTACGGGCTTGGTGCGGGCGTCGCCGGAACCTTTGGCGTGGTTGGAGCGGCGGGCGCTTTGGTCGCGCCACTGGCAGGCAGGTTATCGGACCGTCACGGATCGCGCTGGGTCATCTCGCTGGGTATGGGGCTGCTCGCGTTCTCGTACATTCTGCTTTGGGTGGAGGAGCCTGCGGGGATTTCGACCACGTTCCACATTATTGCGCTCGTAGTCGGAGTGCTGGTGCTCGATGTTGGTGCGCAGATGACGCAGGTGGCCAATCAGACGAGGATCTTCGGGTTAGTTCCGTCGGCGCGCAGCAGGCTCAACACGGTTTATATGACGGTGTACTTTACCGGGGCGGCAGTTGGGTCGGCGTTGGCGACGATGGCCTGGGCGCATTGGAGATGGAACGGCGTCTGCTGCCTGGCGATTGGGTTCATCGCGCTGGCTGGCCTGCGGCATGCGATCGGTAGCCGGCATGCTGGAGAAGATCACCTTGTGACGTCGGAAGAAGATCTTTTACTGGAGGCTTAG